The Deltaproteobacteria bacterium genome has a segment encoding these proteins:
- a CDS encoding ABC transporter ATP-binding protein codes for MKVSIQDLSKKYTDRRGETTEALDHINLTVEENEFLVVVGPSGCGKSTLLNIIAGLLGSTSGQVVFEGAGDNTQPQTAVVFQEFALFPWRTVFKNIVYGLEERGVNQTEQSAIAEKYIQMVGLKGCEHQYPHQLSGGMKQRVSIARALANDPLLLLMDEPFSALDAQTRTLMQYELARIWEETRKSFLYITHNIQEAVFLGDRVVVLSRRPGRILDIVPIDLPRPRGEHLTLEKPYLELVERIWGYIKGQAKEAMEGKG; via the coding sequence ATGAAAGTATCAATCCAAGACCTTTCCAAAAAATACACGGATCGACGGGGTGAGACCACTGAAGCCCTCGACCATATCAATCTCACGGTGGAAGAGAATGAGTTTCTGGTGGTGGTCGGTCCCAGCGGCTGCGGGAAATCCACCTTGTTGAACATCATTGCCGGACTCCTGGGTTCGACCTCCGGCCAGGTGGTCTTTGAAGGGGCCGGCGACAATACCCAACCTCAAACAGCCGTGGTCTTTCAGGAGTTTGCCCTTTTCCCCTGGAGAACGGTATTCAAAAATATCGTCTATGGCCTGGAAGAGCGGGGAGTAAACCAGACCGAACAATCGGCCATTGCCGAAAAATATATTCAGATGGTCGGGCTTAAGGGATGTGAACACCAATATCCCCACCAACTTTCCGGTGGTATGAAACAACGGGTCTCCATCGCCCGGGCCTTGGCCAATGATCCCCTGCTGCTGCTCATGGACGAGCCCTTCTCGGCCCTGGATGCCCAGACCCGGACCCTGATGCAATACGAACTGGCCCGCATCTGGGAAGAAACCCGGAAGAGTTTTCTCTATATCACCCATAATATCCAGGAAGCGGTTTTTTTAGGGGATCGGGTGGTGGTCCTTTCCCGGAGGCCGGGACGGATCCTGGATATTGTCCCCATTGACCTGCCCAGGCCCCGTGGGGAACATCTGACCTTAGAGAAACCTTATCTGGAATTGGTGGAACGGATTTGGGGCTATATCAAGGGCCAGGCCAAAGAGGCTATGGAGGGAAAAGGTTGA
- a CDS encoding ABC transporter permease, with protein MEKAIVQDKTYFLQSKEHPWLSLISFCLILLVWEFVSWRQWVPPLFLPAPSAILAEGWAMIKTGLIFKHILASLGRILWGFLIACSLGIGVGILIGFFSIPEAIGNPIIAATFPIPKIAILPLLILWLGIGEASKVAVIVLGVFFPVVINIYTGVKNVDPLLIKAALSLGSNRTRIIRKVIFPSILPMIFAGMKLGMGIALLLVVAAEMVAADAGIGFMILNAADLMETKKLMVGLVILSLLGIFFNWLFQRLERMVIPWKK; from the coding sequence GTGGAAAAGGCCATAGTCCAGGACAAGACCTATTTTCTGCAGAGCAAGGAACATCCCTGGCTGAGTCTGATCTCTTTTTGCCTCATCCTGCTGGTTTGGGAATTTGTCAGTTGGAGGCAATGGGTCCCGCCTTTGTTCCTCCCGGCCCCCAGCGCCATCCTGGCCGAAGGATGGGCCATGATCAAGACCGGTTTGATTTTTAAACATATCCTGGCCAGTCTCGGTCGTATCCTTTGGGGGTTCCTCATCGCCTGTTCGCTCGGTATCGGTGTGGGGATCCTGATCGGGTTTTTCAGCATCCCCGAGGCCATAGGCAACCCGATCATTGCCGCCACCTTCCCTATTCCCAAGATCGCCATACTGCCCTTGCTCATCCTCTGGTTAGGGATCGGCGAGGCATCTAAGGTGGCCGTGATTGTTTTAGGGGTCTTTTTCCCGGTGGTGATCAACATCTATACCGGGGTCAAAAATGTTGATCCGCTCCTGATCAAGGCCGCCTTGAGCCTGGGTTCCAACCGGACCCGAATCATAAGAAAGGTGATCTTTCCCAGCATCCTGCCTATGATTTTTGCCGGAATGAAACTGGGCATGGGGATCGCCTTATTATTGGTGGTGGCCGCTGAGATGGTGGCCGCCGATGCCGGTATCGGTTTCATGATCTTAAATGCCGCCGACCTGATGGAGACCAAGAAACTGATGGTCGGCCTGGTTATCCTGTCTTTGCTGGGGATTTTTTTTAACTGGCTGTTTCAACGGCTGGAGCGGATGGTTATTCCCTGGAAGAAATAA